A window of the Brassica oleracea var. oleracea cultivar TO1000 chromosome C1, BOL, whole genome shotgun sequence genome harbors these coding sequences:
- the LOC106298110 gene encoding peroxidase 40, producing MLILKKKVERDHITMKNLFNLFLIMLLVSMPVLSLAANFSETCEDGSGEPGSGFGIGFGIVLEFGLYRNSCPEAESIVYSWVETAVLQDPRMAASLLRLHFHDCFVNGCDASVLLDDTEGLVGEKTAPPNLNSLRGFEVIDSIKADLESVCPETVSCADILAMAARDSVVVSGGPSWDVEVGRKDGRTASKQAATTSLPSPNSTVPTLISIFQNLGLSQTDMVALSGGHTLGKAKCTSFTARLQPQQTGQPANHGDNLEFLESLQQLCSTVDTSVAITQLDLVTPSTFDNQYYVNLLSGEGLLPSDQALAVQDPGTREIVETYAADQSVFFKDFKNAMVKMGGITGGNEGEIRRNCRAVN from the exons ATGTTAATACTCAAGAAGAAAGTGGAGAGAGATCATATAACGATGAAGAATCTCTTTAACTTGTTCCTTATTATGCTTCTCGTTTCTATGCCGGTTCTCTCACTCGCTGCCAACTTCAGCGAGACTTGTGAAGACGGAAGTGGAGAACCCGGTTCAGGTTTCGGTATAGGGTTCGGTATAGTTCTAGAATTCGGGTTATACCGGAATAGCTGCCCTGAAGCCGAGTCTATCGTCTATTCATGGGTCGAAACCGCGGTTTTACAGGATCCAAGAATGGCTGCTTCTCTTCTCCGTCTTCATTTCCACGACTGTTTTGTCAAT GGATGTGATGCTTCGGTCTTGTTGGATGACACAGAAGGATTGGTCGGTGAAAAAACTGCACCTCCGAACCTCAATTCTCTACGAGGATTCGAAGTGATAGATTCGATAAAGGCTGATCTTGAAAGTGTATGTCCAGAGACTGTCTCATGCGCAGACATTCTTGCCATGGCTGCTAGAGATTCAGTCGTTGTG TCGGGTGGACCAAGCTGGGACGTGGAAGTAGGAAGAAAAGACGGTCGAACCGCGAGTAAACAAGCAGCAACGACTAGCTTACCATCACCAAACTCAACCGTACCAACTCTCATCTCTATTTTTCAAAATCTCGGTCTTTCGCAAACCGACATGGTCGCTCTTTCCG GTGGGCATACATTGGGAAAGGCAAAGTGCACTTCATTTACAGCTCGGTTACAGCCACAGCAAACTGGACAACCAGCTAACCACGGAGACAACCTTGAGTTCCTTGAGTCACTACAACAACTGTGCTCGACAGTGGACACTTCTGTAGCAATCACTCAGCTTGACTTGGTGACACCGTCAACATTTGACAACCAGTATTATGTTAACCTTCTCTCGGGTGAGGGATTGCTTCCATCAGACCAAGCTTTGGCTGTTCAGGACCCAGGAACAAGGGAGATTGTTGAGACCTATGCAGCCGACCAGTCAGTTTTTTTCAAAGATTTTAAGAATGCTATGGTTAAGATGGGAGGGATAACCGGTGGTAATGAGGGGGAGATTAGAAGGAACTGTAGAGCGGTTAATTAA
- the LOC106296215 gene encoding DNA-directed RNA polymerases II, IV and V subunit 9B has translation MSTMKFCRECNNILYPKEDKEQSILLYACRNCDHQEAADNNCVYRNEVHHSVSEQTQILSDVASDPTLPRTKAVRCAKCQHGEAVFFQATARGEEGMTLFFVCCNPNCGHRWRE, from the exons ATGAGTACAATGAAGTTTTGTCGCGAATG TAATAACATCTTATACCCAAAGGAAGACAAGGAGCAATCGATACTCCTCTACGCTTGTCGTAACTGTGATCACCAG GAAGCGGCGGATAACAACTGTGTGTACAGAAACGAGGTTCATCATTCAGTAAGCGAACAAACGCAGATCCTATCCGACGTCGCTTCTGACCCCACTCTTCCCCGCACCAAGGCTGTCCGCTGCGCCAAGTGTCAACACGGCGAAGCTGTCTTCTTCCAG GCTACTGCTAGAGGCGAAGAAGGAATGACTCTGTTCTTCGTTTGCTGCAACCCCAATTGTGGCCATCGTTGGAGAGAATAG
- the LOC106342666 gene encoding glucan endo-1,3-beta-glucosidase, basic vacuolar isoform has protein sequence MSQMIPLYLLLALFATILAPTSGEPVGVCYGMMGNNLPSKPDTIALFRQNNIRRVRLYDPNQEALNALKNTGIEVLVGVPNSDLRSLTNPSSARAWLQNNVLNHHPAVNFKYIAVGNEVVPSNGGGDVLPAMRNVYDALRGANLQDRIKVSTAVDMTLIGNSFPPSAGEFRGDVRWYIDPIIGFLTSTNSVLLANIYPYFSYIGNPRDISLSYALFTSPNVIVWDGSRGYQNLFDALLDVVYSAVERSGGGSLPVVVSESGWPSNGGNAATFDNARAYYTNLAARVRENKGTPKRPGRGVETYLFAMFDENQKNPEIEKNFGLFFPNKQPKFPIAFAGVREGTAVE, from the exons ATGTCACAAATGATCCCACTGTATCTTCTTCTTGCTCTCTTCGCAACCATCCTCGCTCCAACAA GTGGAGAACCAGTAGGTGTATGTTATGGAATGATGGGGAACAACCTTCCGTCTAAACCAGACACCATCGCTCTCTTCAGACAAAACAACATCAGAAGAGTCCGTCTCTACGACCCAAACCAAGAAGCTTTAAACGCTCTTAAAAACACCGGCATCGAGGTCCTCGTCGGCGTCCCCAACTCCGATCTCCGTTCACTCACTAACCCTTCCTCAGCTAGAGCGTGGCTCCAAAACAACGTTCTTAACCATCATCCCGCCGTTAACTTCAAGTACATCGCCGTCGGTAACGAAGTTGTACCGTCCAACGGCGGCGGCGATGTGCTCCCTGCGATGCGTAACGTATACGATGCTCTAAGAGGTGCGAATCTTCAAGATAGGATCAAAGTCTCTACGGCCGTTGATATGACTTTGATTGGAAACTCTTTCCCTCCTTCCGCTGGAGAGTTTCGTGGTGACGTTAGGTGGTATATCGATCCCATCATCGG GTTCTTGACGAGCACGAACTCGGTGTTACTGGCCAACATCTACCCTTATTTCAGCTACATCGGCAACCCACGAGACATCTCCCTCTCCTACGCTCTCTTCACTTCTCCTAACGTCATAGTTTGGGACGGATCTCGCGGCTACCAAAACCTCTTTGACGCCTTGCTCGACGTCGTTTACTCTGCCGTAGAACGTTCAGGTGGTGGATCTCTTCCCGTCGTCGTTTCGGAGAGCGGATGGCCTTCAAACGGCGGAAACGCTGCGACTTTTGATAACGCGCGAGCGTATTACACGAACCTTGCGGCACGTGTGAGAGAGAACAAAGGGACGCCAAAGAGACCTGGGAGAGGTGTGGAGACGTATTTGTTCGCCATGTTCGATGAGAATCAGAAGAATCCTGAGATCGAGAAGAACTTCGGTTTGTTTTTCCCTAATAAACAGCCAAAGTTTCCGATAGCATTCGCTGGCGTGAGGGAGGGTACGGCGGTCGAGTGA